From Arachis stenosperma cultivar V10309 chromosome 2, arast.V10309.gnm1.PFL2, whole genome shotgun sequence, one genomic window encodes:
- the LOC130962119 gene encoding metal tolerance protein 1-like: MEAHSYKDAQVIEISGDHDETRNPGGSKICSEAPCGFADAGSISKDSEERSTSMRKLLIAVGLCFVFMTVEVIGGIKANSLAILTDAAHLLSDVAAFAISLFSLWAAGWEATPRQSYGFFRIEILGALVSIQMIWLLAGILVYEAIDRMVAGPREVDGFLMFLVSAFGLVVNIIMAVLLGHDHGHGHGHGHGHGHGHGHEHGHGHEHGHEHGHDDHGHGHGFTLSTHDHHPHHHHHTSDVHHHAHDDHTHHGDENPPKEGHHGHNHAHQDVTKPLLGEPEPEKKKRFNINVQGAYLHVLGDSIQSVGVMIGGAIIWYKPEWQIVDLICTLIFSVIVLGTTINMLRNILEVLMESTPREIDATKLESGLLEMEEVVAVHELHIWAITVGKILLACHVKIRPDADADMVLDKVIDYIKRVHNISHVTIQIER; this comes from the coding sequence ATGGAAGCACATAGCTATAAGGATGCACAAGTCATTGAAATAAGTGGAGAtcatgatgaaacaaggaaTCCAGGAGGGAGTAAGATCTGTAGTGAAGCACCATGTGGTTTTGCAGATGCAGGATCCATCTCTAAAGATTCTGAGGAACGATCAACTTCCATGCGGAAGCTTTTGATAGCAGTGGGCCTTTGTTTTGTTTTCATGACTGTTGAAGTAATTGGAGGGATCAAAGCCAACAGTCTTGCAATATTAACTGATGCGGCACATTTGCTTTCGGATGTTGCAGCCTTTGCCATCTCGTTATTTTCGTTATGGGCTGCTGGATGGGAAGCTACCCCCCGCCAATCATATGGATTTTTTAGAATAGAGATTCTTGGGGCTTTGGTTTCCATCCAAATGATATGGTTGCTTGCTGGAATTCTGGTATACGAAGCAATTGACAGAATGGTAGCCGGTCCTCGTGAAGTGGATGGTTTTCTAATGTTTTTAGTTTCTGCATTTGGTCTAGTGGTTAACATCATCATGGCTGTGCTATTGGGCCACGATCATGGACATGGGCATGGACATGGGCATGGGCATGGGCATGGCCACGGGCATGAACACGGGCACGGCCATGAACACGGACATGAGCATGGCCATGATGATCATGGCCATGGCCATGGATTCACCTTGTCTACACATGATCATCATccccatcatcatcatcatacaaGTGACGTGCACCATCATGCTCATGATGATCACACACACCATGGTGATGAAAACCCTCCAAAAGAGGGACATCATGGGCATAATCATGCTCACCAGGATGTTACTAAACCACTTCTTGGTGAACCTGAAccggagaagaagaagcgaTTTAACATAAATGTACAGGGTGCTTATCTCCATGTCCTCGGGGACTCTATCCAAAGTGTTGGTGTAATGATCGGTGGAGCAATCATATGGTATAAGCCTGAGTGGCAGATAGTTGATTTGATCTGTACTCTAATCTTTTCGGTAATTGTTCTGGGGACGACTATCAATATGCTTCGAAACATATTGGAGGTTCTGATGGAGAGCACACCACGAGAGATCGATGCTACTAAGCTGGAAAGTGGGCTGCTGGAGATGGAAGAAGTAGTGGCTGTTCATGAGCTGCATATATGGGCCATAACCGTCGGTAAAATCTTGCTAGCTTGCCATGTTAAAATCAGACCCGACGCCGATGCAGACATGGTCCTAGACAAGGTTATTGACTACATCAAAAGGGTCCATAACATCAGCCATGTTACAATACAGATAGAGCGTTAG